Proteins found in one Desulfobacterales bacterium genomic segment:
- a CDS encoding ferritin family protein has protein sequence MIYDFNADAVFEMAEHIEKNGAKFYRNAARRVTTPGIREMLLRLAAMEDEHQKTFAEFRKKLSASERQPLMAGIDPDIQKYLKALADTRVFHHKKKPNVAISETHTEIDIIEDIYRSAIRAEKDSIVFYAGIREMVPEAFGKSKIDDIIKEEMGHITTLSVELAGVNK, from the coding sequence ATGATTTATGATTTTAATGCAGATGCGGTATTTGAAATGGCGGAGCACATCGAAAAAAACGGGGCTAAATTTTATCGGAACGCCGCCAGACGCGTGACAACGCCCGGCATTAGGGAAATGCTGCTGCGGCTGGCCGCAATGGAAGATGAGCACCAAAAAACCTTTGCCGAGTTTCGAAAAAAATTATCCGCGTCGGAAAGGCAACCCCTCATGGCCGGAATCGACCCGGATATTCAAAAATATCTTAAAGCACTGGCCGATACACGGGTGTTTCATCATAAGAAAAAGCCCAATGTAGCGATCAGCGAAACACACACTGAAATCGATATTATCGAAGACATCTACCGTTCCGCCATTCGCGCGGAAAAAGATTCCATCGTCTTTTATGCGGGCATCAGGGAAATGGTACCCGAAGCCTTTGGAAAGTCAAAAATAGACGACATCATCAAGGAAGAAATGGGCCATATCACGACCTTAAGTGTCGAGCTGGCGGGGGTGAACAAGTAG
- a CDS encoding radical SAM protein — MRGNKIHRNITVKRLALDFIQFLRCQRPLVYLFGNPFQRSRHYIEIDITYRCNLMCLNCNRSCTQSPSPIEMPVATIVSFIDQSIASGATWRRIRLLGGEPTLHTRFFDIIELLRAYRTAHNPELRIVVCTNGCGAKVQRRLQQLPADIAIKNTSKLGGQRLFRPFNRAPVDSRWNRFADFSCGCRILGDCGIGLTPMGYYACAVAGGIDRIFEFNVGRPQLPEPGDDLENHLRLFCRYCGHFGFQWPTKQAKMSPVWQKAYRRCNMRRPAAP; from the coding sequence ATGAGGGGTAACAAAATCCATCGTAATATTACCGTAAAACGCCTGGCCCTGGATTTTATTCAATTTCTTAGATGCCAGCGGCCATTGGTTTACTTGTTCGGAAACCCCTTTCAAAGAAGCAGGCATTATATTGAAATTGATATTACCTATCGGTGCAACCTGATGTGCCTTAATTGCAATCGCTCCTGCACGCAAAGCCCGAGCCCTATTGAAATGCCGGTGGCAACCATTGTGTCCTTTATCGACCAGAGCATTGCATCCGGTGCAACATGGCGGCGAATTCGTCTGCTGGGCGGCGAACCGACCCTGCACACCCGGTTTTTCGATATCATCGAGTTGTTGCGTGCCTACCGAACGGCGCACAACCCGGAACTGAGAATCGTTGTCTGCACAAACGGATGCGGAGCAAAGGTTCAAAGGCGGCTTCAACAACTGCCCGCAGATATCGCAATAAAGAATACATCCAAACTAGGCGGGCAACGCTTATTCCGGCCCTTTAACAGGGCCCCCGTTGACTCACGATGGAATCGATTCGCCGACTTTTCCTGCGGTTGCCGGATTTTAGGTGACTGCGGTATCGGGCTGACGCCCATGGGCTATTATGCTTGCGCCGTTGCGGGTGGAATCGACCGAATTTTCGAGTTTAATGTCGGCAGACCGCAATTGCCCGAGCCGGGTGACGACCTGGAGAATCATCTTCGCCTGTTTTGCCGGTATTGCGGCCACTTTGGGTTTCAGTGGCCCACGAAACAGGCGAAAATGTCTCCCGTCTGGCAGAAGGCGTACCGGCGTTGTAACATGAGGCGGCCTGCCGCCCCGTAA
- a CDS encoding YeeE/YedE thiosulfate transporter family protein, with translation MTTDQWLGLITGVLFGFLLQKGRVLRFDKQIGAMLFKDMTILKFMLSAIMVGMVGILLMSDLQLIKLSHKPMNVGAIVIGGGLFGAGWAIMGFCPGTSIGALGEGRWHALFAVIGMVAGAALFAELYPFFKSTVLAWKDFGKIGMPETIGLSKWVIAPLFWVGVISLFFWFEKKKI, from the coding sequence ATGACTACTGATCAGTGGCTGGGTCTTATCACAGGGGTTTTGTTCGGGTTTTTGCTTCAAAAAGGTCGGGTCCTTCGCTTCGACAAACAGATCGGCGCCATGCTGTTCAAGGACATGACGATTTTAAAATTCATGCTCTCGGCGATAATGGTCGGCATGGTCGGTATTCTTCTGATGTCCGATTTGCAGCTCATTAAACTGAGCCACAAGCCAATGAATGTGGGCGCTATTGTGATCGGAGGGGGACTTTTCGGCGCCGGATGGGCGATCATGGGGTTTTGCCCAGGCACGTCGATCGGCGCGCTGGGCGAGGGCCGCTGGCATGCGCTGTTCGCGGTAATCGGCATGGTGGCCGGCGCCGCGCTTTTCGCGGAGCTTTATCCTTTTTTTAAATCAACGGTTCTTGCCTGGAAAGATTTCGGAAAGATCGGGATGCCGGAGACGATCGGTCTGTCGAAGTGGGTCATTGCGCCGCTCTTTTGGGTGGGGGTGATCTCTTTATTCTTTTGGTTCGAGAAGAAAAAAATTTAA
- a CDS encoding YeeE/YedE thiosulfate transporter family protein: MSQQTRNGGWSPYVAGALVGLLAIASAYATTQWLGKTSYLGASTTFVRAAGVLQQAIAAEHVAANEYYQETKIKIDWQFMLVLGIFLGAFISSMSDKSYKFEPVPPTWEERFGPSIGKRAVAAFLGGAVAMVGARLADGCPSGHGLSGMMQLSVSSFVALVMFFGIGVLVANLVYRRRSS; this comes from the coding sequence ATGAGTCAGCAAACAAGGAATGGCGGATGGAGCCCCTATGTGGCAGGGGCACTTGTGGGCCTTCTGGCGATTGCGTCAGCCTATGCCACCACGCAGTGGCTTGGGAAAACCAGCTACCTGGGGGCTTCAACCACCTTTGTTCGAGCCGCCGGTGTGCTTCAACAAGCGATTGCCGCCGAGCATGTGGCTGCAAACGAATACTATCAGGAGACGAAAATCAAGATCGACTGGCAGTTTATGCTGGTATTGGGCATTTTTCTGGGGGCATTCATTTCTTCCATGTCAGATAAAAGTTATAAATTTGAGCCTGTCCCCCCTACTTGGGAAGAGCGGTTCGGCCCATCCATCGGAAAACGGGCGGTTGCCGCTTTTCTCGGCGGTGCAGTCGCCATGGTGGGGGCTCGCCTGGCGGACGGCTGCCCGAGCGGGCATGGTCTGAGTGGCATGATGCAATTATCGGTCAGCTCCTTTGTCGCTCTGGTCATGTTTTTCGGCATCGGCGTTCTGGTTGCCAACCTCGTTTACCGAAGGAGGTCCTCATGA
- the queD gene encoding 6-carboxytetrahydropterin synthase QueD has protein sequence MAGIYEVYIKTHFSAAHALKGYSGDCARLHGHNWIIEVYVKCKKLDEIGIGVDFREIKTAVKEVLTGLDHFNLNELSAFQNTNPTSENIACFLYNEIGNMLNNDAVQVSKIRVCETPNAGAFYWEE, from the coding sequence ATGGCCGGCATATATGAGGTATATATTAAAACGCATTTTTCCGCGGCCCATGCGCTGAAGGGATATTCCGGTGACTGTGCCCGTTTGCACGGGCATAATTGGATCATCGAGGTGTACGTTAAATGCAAAAAATTAGATGAAATCGGGATTGGTGTCGACTTCAGAGAGATTAAAACGGCGGTCAAGGAGGTGTTAACCGGCCTGGACCACTTCAATCTAAATGAATTGTCCGCTTTTCAAAACACCAATCCGACATCTGAAAACATAGCTTGTTTTTTGTACAATGAAATTGGCAACATGCTCAATAACGACGCTGTTCAGGTTTCCAAAATAAGGGTTTGCGAAACCCCGAATGCCGGCGCGTTTTATTGGGAAGAATGA